In Hydractinia symbiolongicarpus strain clone_291-10 chromosome 4, HSymV2.1, whole genome shotgun sequence, the following proteins share a genomic window:
- the LOC130640723 gene encoding m-AAA protease-interacting protein 1, mitochondrial-like — protein MSLLLSQVWKSCLQQTKKDTSTLFLYLRRGVCTRNIMSCCCLAANRKTCDNNRQPKLVFITRQLHVSKTRHNTEKKFQTKVLTFSNPIKYISLKIKLFLMQTYFDRDFREDQFIAGAKQAIVFVSNHLSDGNFTGLNEVLTPEGMSASRQLYFNAKKSSSSLRVDESDFVNISMKDVDFEYGDEGRKWAYVLVVCICTAKEAVTKTFGNIDIIATRTRILKYSFRREYTAGVESYWLVDRLEHA, from the exons ATGAGTTTGTTATTATCTCAAGTATGGAAATCTTGTCTTCAACAGACCAAGAAGGATACGTCGACGTTGTTTTTATACTTAAGACGTGGTGTTTGCACAAGAAATATTATGTCATGCTGTTGCTTGGCAGCGAATCGAAAGACATGTGATAATAATAGACAACCTAAGTTGGTCTTTATTACCAGACAACTTCATGTATCCAAAACGAGACATAACACAGAGAAAAAGTTTCAAACCAAAGTTTTAACATTTAGCAATCCcataaaatatatttcgttgaaaattaagttatttttaatgCAGACCTATTTCGACCGTGACTTTCGAGAAGATCAATTTATTGCTGGAGCCAAAcag GCTATTGTTTTTGTGTCCAATCATCTTTCAGATGGTAACTTTACTGGTTTAAATGAAGTCCTTACACCTGAG GGCATGTCGGCCAGCCGTCAGCTGTATTTTAATGCCAAGAAGAGTTCATCTTCATTACGTGTTGATGAGTCAGATTTCGTGAATATTTCTATGAAGGATGTTGATTTCGAATATGGCGATGAAG GGCGTAAATGGGCGTATGTTCTAGTTGTATGTATCTGTACGGCCAAAGAAGCTGTGACAAAAACATTTGGAAATATTGATATTATAGCTACTCGCACTAGAATACTAAAATATTC ATTTCGTCGCGAATATACTGCAGGTGTCGAATCATATTGGCTAGTTGATCGTCTAGAACATGCTTAG